The Helianthus annuus cultivar XRQ/B chromosome 16, HanXRQr2.0-SUNRISE, whole genome shotgun sequence genome includes a window with the following:
- the LOC110882534 gene encoding probable sugar phosphate/phosphate translocator At1g06470 isoform X1, producing MSGGSSTEMVSAASPRRTHTNEKRVSFDIENDTNGGLKYSNTTDFVDRNREGLASNKSPIVVVDILKTLFFILVWYTFSILLTLYNKKLLGDDQGKFPAPLLMNTIHFGMQAVFSKAIVYFWSERFQPTVTMSWKDYFMRVVPTAIGTALDINLSNASLVFISVTFATMCKSAAPIFLLIFAFAFRLESPSFKLLGIMLIISAGVLLTVAKETEFDLWGFIFVMLAAVMSGFRWTMTQILLQKEVYGLKNPLTLMSYVTPVMALLTALLSLILDPWGEFRTSSYFDSKLHIMRSCFLMLFGGTLAFFMVLTEYILVSVTSAVTVTIAGIVKEAVTILVAVFYFHDEFTWLKGGGLVTIIFGVSLFNLYKYQKLHNEKSSPDELAGSQTSVHAKYVILEEMDDEETEETRP from the exons ATGAGTGGTGGTAGCAGTACTGAAATGGTTTCTGCTGCTAGCCCgagaagaacacacacaaacgaGAAACGGGTTTCTTTCGATATTGAAAATGATACAAACGGAGGGTTGAAATATTCAAACACAACAGATTTTGTTGATAGAAATAGAGAGGGTTTGGCAAGCAACAAGAGCCCGATTGTCGTTGTCGATATACTCAAAACGTTGTTTTTTATACTCGTTTGGTACACATTCAGCATATTACTCACATT GTATAATAAGAAACTATTGGGAGATGATCAGGGGAAATTCCCTGCTCCTTTGTTAATGAATACGATTCATTTTGGAATGCAAGCCGTTTTTTCAAAGGCGATTGTATACTTTTGGTCCGAAAGATTCCAACCGACAGTAACTATGTCATGGAAAGACTACTTTATGAGAG TTGTGCCAACTGCTATTGGAACAGCACTGGATATAAATTTGAGCAATGCATCACTCGTTTTCATATCGGTTACATTTGCAACCATG TGTAAATCTGCTGCTCCTATATTTCTCCTTATATTTGCTTTTGCATTCAg GTTGGAATCTCCAAGTTTTAAACTTTTAGGCATTATGTTGATAATATCTGCTGGAGTTTTATTAACAG TTGCAAAAGAGACCGAATTTGATTTGTGGGGTTTCATTTTTGTTATGCTTGCTGCTGTTATGTCGGGTTTTCGTTGGACCATGACTCAGATCCTTCTTCAG AAAGAGGTCTATG GTTTGAAAAATCCCCTGACGTTAATGAGCTATGTAACCCCTGTTATGGCCCTATTAACCGCTTTGCTATCGCTAATTTTGGATCCTTGGGGCGAATTTAGAACTAGCAGTTATTTTGATAGTAAATTGCATATCATGAGGAGTTGCTTCTTGATGCTCTTTGGGGGAACTCTTGCCTTTTTTATG GTATTAACAGAGTACATCCTTGTATCTGTGACAAGTGCAGTTACAGTTACCATAGCAGGAATCGTAAAGGAAGCTGTCACTATTCTG GTAGCAGTATTTTATTTCCATGATGAATTTACATGGCTGAAAGGAGGTGGTCTTGTCACCATCATTTTTGGTGTGAGTTTGTTCAACTTGTACAA ATATCAGAAGTTGCACAACGAAAAATCGAGTCCGGATGAGCTGGCGGGATCTCAAACCTCAGTCCATGCAAAATATGTTATTCTGGAGGAAATGGACGATGAAGAAACCGAAGAAACTAGACCTTGA
- the LOC110882534 gene encoding probable sugar phosphate/phosphate translocator At1g06470 isoform X2: MERLLYERSTLNLTVVPTAIGTALDINLSNASLVFISVTFATMCKSAAPIFLLIFAFAFRLESPSFKLLGIMLIISAGVLLTVAKETEFDLWGFIFVMLAAVMSGFRWTMTQILLQKEVYGLKNPLTLMSYVTPVMALLTALLSLILDPWGEFRTSSYFDSKLHIMRSCFLMLFGGTLAFFMVLTEYILVSVTSAVTVTIAGIVKEAVTILVAVFYFHDEFTWLKGGGLVTIIFGVSLFNLYKYQKLHNEKSSPDELAGSQTSVHAKYVILEEMDDEETEETRP; this comes from the exons ATGGAAAGACTACTTTATGAGAG ATCCACTTTGAATTTGACAGTTGTGCCAACTGCTATTGGAACAGCACTGGATATAAATTTGAGCAATGCATCACTCGTTTTCATATCGGTTACATTTGCAACCATG TGTAAATCTGCTGCTCCTATATTTCTCCTTATATTTGCTTTTGCATTCAg GTTGGAATCTCCAAGTTTTAAACTTTTAGGCATTATGTTGATAATATCTGCTGGAGTTTTATTAACAG TTGCAAAAGAGACCGAATTTGATTTGTGGGGTTTCATTTTTGTTATGCTTGCTGCTGTTATGTCGGGTTTTCGTTGGACCATGACTCAGATCCTTCTTCAG AAAGAGGTCTATG GTTTGAAAAATCCCCTGACGTTAATGAGCTATGTAACCCCTGTTATGGCCCTATTAACCGCTTTGCTATCGCTAATTTTGGATCCTTGGGGCGAATTTAGAACTAGCAGTTATTTTGATAGTAAATTGCATATCATGAGGAGTTGCTTCTTGATGCTCTTTGGGGGAACTCTTGCCTTTTTTATG GTATTAACAGAGTACATCCTTGTATCTGTGACAAGTGCAGTTACAGTTACCATAGCAGGAATCGTAAAGGAAGCTGTCACTATTCTG GTAGCAGTATTTTATTTCCATGATGAATTTACATGGCTGAAAGGAGGTGGTCTTGTCACCATCATTTTTGGTGTGAGTTTGTTCAACTTGTACAA ATATCAGAAGTTGCACAACGAAAAATCGAGTCCGGATGAGCTGGCGGGATCTCAAACCTCAGTCCATGCAAAATATGTTATTCTGGAGGAAATGGACGATGAAGAAACCGAAGAAACTAGACCTTGA